Proteins from a genomic interval of Schistocerca piceifrons isolate TAMUIC-IGC-003096 chromosome 3, iqSchPice1.1, whole genome shotgun sequence:
- the LOC124789338 gene encoding uncharacterized protein LOC124789338 produces MNFHLKITWYPKKRKSTISRRMVTFSYQVKVNGCNILVCREAFFSVHGLQNNQGRLKNLQKYLREGRSTSPKDRRGKKGNPSRKISQEAVQTVHNFINNIPKYASHYSRSQKPNKVYFDHDMSISSLYQEHYLKYCEQKNAPQVKVSKCRDIFNQDFNIGFKLPRSDTYHVCDEFQIQIKNDQLTNSEDIIRRLKIERDLLHAKASAGQNMITQLSKLAKENPEEYLTISFDLQQTFPTPRLTSEPAFYKRKLWTYNFGIHDCVSKKGHVIVWSEDEAKCGSDEIGSCLIKFLEIQKSQANILHIISDNYRGQGQNWATVALERSLVRTGKFKAIEHWFPQVGHTRPPCGRDFGRIEKHVKNRNPTVYTTHDWVTVIKELCKNNPITVVKMKQADFIDLTPLEKNIAKKDKHDDGSQFRFSEATAFRFDEGMPSHLKVKYQYTEYEEFRTVNITKKGRAHQKNNPFQLSWKYLKPIPICDKKLKDVMSLMPYIPDVLKGYFNSLSESKEQSDENETDVIDIGYIV; encoded by the exons ATGAATTTTCATCTGAAAATAACATG gtacccaaagaaaaggaaaagcacAATTTCACGGCGGATGGTCACTTTTTCGTACCAGGTTAAGGTTAATGGCTGTAATATTTTGGTATGCAGAGAAGCATTTTTCAGTGTGCATGGGCTTCAGAACAATCAAGGACGTCTTAAGAACTTACAAAAATACTTGCGTGAGGGACGCTCCACTTCTCCAAAAGACAGAAGAG GAAAAAAAGGGAACCCATCAAGGAAAATTTCACAAGAAGCAGTTCAGACAGTTCacaatttcataaataatatacCTAAGTATGCCAGTCACTACAGCCGCTCACAGAAGCCCAATAAAGTGTACTTCGACCATGACATGTCCATTTCTTCATTATATCAAGaacattatttgaaatattgtgaacaaaaaaatgcaccacaAGTAAAAGTTTCGAAATGTCGAGATATATTTAACCAAGATTTTAATATTGGTTTTAAATTGCCTCGTTCAGACACATATCATGTATGTGACGAAtttcaaattcaaataaaaaatgacCAGTTGACCAACTCTGAAGATATTATTAGAAGATTAAAAATTGAAAGGGACCTACTTCATGCCAAAGCATCTGCTGGACAAAATATGATTACACAGCTTTCCAAATTAGCTAAGGAAAATCCTGAGGAATATCTTACAATATCCTTTGATCTACAACAAACCTTTCCAACACCAAGGCTTACATCTGAGCCTGCATTCTATAAGAGGAAGTTGTGGACGTACAATTTTGGTATTCATGATTGCGTGTCTAAAAAGGGACATGTGATCGTGTGGAGTGAAGATGAAGCAAAATGTGGATCTGATGAGATAGGAAGCTGTCTGATAAAATTCTTAGAAATACAAAAGTCTCAGGCAAACATTCTTCACATTATTAGTGATAATTACAGAGGCCAAGGCCAAAATTGGGCAACTGTTGCACTAGAGAGATCACTAGTGCGTACAGGAAAATTTAAAGCCATTGAACATTGGTTTCCACAAGTTGGACACACTCGACCGCCCTGTGGCCGAGATTTCGGTCGAATTGAGAAGCACGTTAAGAACAGAAACCCCACTGTATACACCACTCATGATTGGGTTACAGTCATTAAAGAATTGTGCAAGAATAATCCAATTACAGTCGTTAAAATGAAGCAAGCAGACTTTATAGATCTGACACCTCTGGAGAAAAATATTGCAAAAAAGGACAAACATGACGATGGATCTCAGTTCCGATTTTCTGAAGCGACAGCTTTTCGTTTTGATGAAGGAATGCCATCACATTTAAAAGTGAAGTATCAGTACACTGAATATGAAGAATTCAGAACTGTAAATATCACTAAAAAAGGACGAGCACATCAGAAGAATAATCCGTTCCAGCTCTCATGGAAATACTTAAAGCCCATTCCAATTTGTGACAAAAAACTCAAAGATGTCATGTCATTAATGCCATACATACCAGATGTTTTGAAGGGATACTTCAACAGTCTGAGTGAATCAAAGGAACaaagtgatgaaaatgaaacagatgtgATAGATATTGGCTATATCGTGTGA